Proteins encoded in a region of the Zea mays cultivar B73 chromosome 2, Zm-B73-REFERENCE-NAM-5.0, whole genome shotgun sequence genome:
- the LOC111590848 gene encoding glucan endo-1,3-beta-glucosidase 7-like gives SLAFERARQIDRQQHTTNDELEKTWCIAKPSASNEILAQNLDYECSEVSCAVIQKGGPCYYPDSPVSRAAVAMNLYYAYSGRHPLELLLQQLRARRAVRPK, from the coding sequence tccctcgcCTTTGAGAGAGCCAGACAGATAGACAGGCAGCAGCACACCACCAACGACGAGCTGGAGAAGACGTGGTGCATCGCCAAGCCGTCGGCGTCGAACGAGATCCTGGCGCAGAACCTGGACTACGAGTGCTCCGAGGTGAGCTGCGCCGTGATCCAGAAGGGTGGGCCGTGCTACTACCCGGACAGCCCTGTGTCCCGCGCCGCCGTCGCCATGAACCTGTACTACGCCTACAGCGGCAGGCACCCCCTGGAACTGCTGCTTCAACAACTCCGCGCTCGTCGTGCAGTCCGACCCAAGTAG